One window from the genome of Natrialba magadii ATCC 43099 encodes:
- a CDS encoding DUF302 domain-containing protein — protein MSLPFDPAAIDPDAYGEKETVLEMDHDEAIEFVREACTDCGFGIPVEFSPSELLNEKVDADRDPYYVLGACNPEIANKALDETKRIGGLFPCNVIIWEEEPGRQRVYHVSIMKISRLLGTAPDNEAWDEILAETGELTEALFAELESSDAAVSS, from the coding sequence ATGTCACTCCCCTTCGATCCCGCAGCGATCGACCCGGACGCGTACGGCGAAAAAGAGACCGTACTCGAGATGGACCACGACGAAGCAATCGAGTTCGTCCGTGAGGCCTGTACCGACTGTGGCTTCGGGATTCCAGTCGAGTTCTCACCCTCGGAACTGCTGAACGAGAAGGTCGATGCGGACCGCGATCCGTACTACGTGCTCGGTGCCTGCAATCCCGAAATCGCGAACAAGGCACTCGACGAGACCAAACGGATCGGCGGCCTGTTCCCCTGCAACGTGATCATCTGGGAGGAGGAACCGGGACGCCAGCGCGTCTATCACGTGTCGATCATGAAAATCTCCCGCCTGCTTGGCACCGCGCCGGACAACGAGGCCTGGGACGAGATTCTCGCGGAAACCGGCGAACTCACCGAAGCGTTGTTCGCGGAACTCGAGTCCTCCGACGCCGCCGTCTCGTCGTAA
- a CDS encoding universal stress protein produces MYRVLLPVDKRDSRARAQAHAVITLPQADSHPADSADPTITVDILHVHGDVTGPDAEWAAGGGFSETYAEEMAENVDRFDRLPESVSVASEVLESASIVHTVHETTGDPAETILEAATEYESDLIVLGVQDRSPVGKILFGSVAQAVLLDSDRPVMTAPVTEMES; encoded by the coding sequence ATGTATCGCGTGTTACTCCCTGTCGACAAACGGGACTCACGAGCACGAGCACAGGCCCATGCAGTCATCACTCTCCCGCAAGCGGACTCTCACCCGGCCGACTCGGCGGATCCAACAATTACCGTCGACATCCTCCACGTCCATGGAGACGTCACCGGACCCGATGCGGAGTGGGCCGCTGGCGGTGGCTTCTCCGAAACCTACGCCGAGGAGATGGCCGAAAACGTCGACCGGTTCGATCGACTTCCGGAGTCGGTCAGCGTCGCAAGCGAGGTACTCGAGTCCGCCTCGATCGTGCACACGGTTCACGAGACGACTGGTGACCCGGCCGAGACGATTCTCGAGGCAGCGACGGAGTACGAGAGCGACCTCATCGTGCTGGGGGTTCAGGACCGCTCGCCGGTGGGGAAAATCCTGTTCGGGAGCGTCGCGCAGGCGGTGCTTCTCGACAGCGATCGACCGGTGATGACGGCTCCGGTGACGGAGATGGAGTCGTAA
- a CDS encoding SLC13 family permease encodes MASTRREKYQIYLQQLWSSLWRLNEQTKAYLTLDGPAMLADMDDNLPAEHRHVQSAPGDDERDVADSSASATNRETEHDDGGAETVTAADSPDGNGNGDGGGGGDGNGSGNGDGGKSPFDVDASYGLRQKVGFVLGPLLFALLFLSPTPEGLTPEGQAVAAVTAWIAVWWMSEAIPIPATSLLPLVLFPLTGALPVEATAPSYAHPLIFLFMGGFFLAMAMQRWGLHRRIALRTIKAVGTEPSRLILGFMLATAFLSMWVSNSATVMMMVPIALAVIYQTADLVDETGLSIDTSEGNFSFGVALMLCIAYGASVGGVATLIGTPPNILFAGQAGELFDTTIGFAEWMLYGVPIAIIGLATVYLYVTRVAIAPEFDDLPIGADTIDRELEALGATSRQEKLVLVVFVGMAAAWIGASLIDQFDQFPVAEPDLAIIGTLVLFLTSLLATVLDPILALPIPDDVDTIVAIGGALVLFTLPTTTDDGGHTFLLDWTHGVDIPWGVILLFGGGLAIAAGFGETGLAAWIGQQLALLEGVPMIVILLAVVTMTVFLTEVTSNTATTAMLMPILAGVAVGIGVHPYGLMIAGATAASFAFMLPVATPPNAIVFGSGYITLPQMARVGAGLNVIGIALITLVALLWLPVAWGIDLTSIPTAFVEAWDG; translated from the coding sequence ATGGCGTCTACTCGCAGAGAGAAATATCAAATATATTTACAACAGCTCTGGTCGTCCCTGTGGCGTCTCAACGAGCAGACGAAAGCGTATCTGACGCTCGACGGGCCAGCCATGCTCGCGGACATGGACGACAACCTGCCAGCCGAACACCGCCACGTTCAATCGGCTCCCGGTGACGACGAGCGGGACGTGGCTGACAGCAGTGCCAGTGCCACGAACCGAGAGACAGAACACGACGATGGCGGCGCCGAGACCGTCACCGCTGCCGACAGCCCCGATGGTAACGGTAACGGGGACGGGGGCGGGGGCGGGGACGGGAACGGAAGTGGAAACGGAGACGGCGGCAAGTCACCCTTCGACGTCGACGCGAGCTACGGGCTCCGGCAGAAGGTCGGTTTCGTCCTCGGCCCACTGCTGTTTGCCCTCCTGTTTCTCTCGCCGACACCCGAGGGACTGACGCCCGAAGGACAGGCAGTTGCAGCCGTCACCGCGTGGATCGCCGTCTGGTGGATGTCCGAGGCGATTCCGATCCCGGCTACCTCGTTGCTGCCGCTCGTCCTCTTTCCGTTGACGGGTGCACTCCCGGTCGAAGCGACAGCGCCCTCCTACGCCCATCCGCTCATCTTCCTCTTCATGGGTGGATTCTTCCTCGCGATGGCGATGCAGCGGTGGGGCCTCCATCGACGGATCGCTCTCCGAACGATCAAGGCCGTCGGCACGGAGCCCTCGCGACTCATCCTCGGGTTCATGCTTGCCACGGCGTTCCTCTCGATGTGGGTCTCGAACAGCGCGACCGTCATGATGATGGTTCCGATCGCGCTCGCGGTGATCTATCAGACCGCGGATCTGGTCGACGAGACCGGCCTTTCGATCGACACCAGCGAGGGGAACTTCTCCTTCGGCGTCGCACTCATGCTCTGTATCGCCTACGGGGCCTCCGTCGGCGGTGTCGCGACACTCATCGGGACGCCACCGAACATCCTCTTTGCCGGTCAGGCCGGCGAACTGTTCGACACGACGATCGGATTCGCCGAGTGGATGCTCTACGGCGTTCCGATCGCGATTATTGGGCTCGCGACGGTCTACCTCTACGTGACTCGCGTCGCTATCGCCCCGGAGTTCGATGACCTCCCGATCGGTGCGGACACGATCGACCGCGAACTCGAAGCACTCGGTGCGACGAGTCGCCAAGAGAAACTCGTGCTCGTCGTCTTCGTCGGGATGGCCGCCGCCTGGATCGGTGCCAGTCTGATCGACCAGTTCGATCAGTTCCCCGTCGCAGAACCGGATCTCGCCATCATCGGAACACTCGTCCTGTTCCTGACGTCGCTGCTGGCAACGGTGCTCGATCCGATCCTGGCGCTTCCGATTCCCGACGATGTCGACACGATCGTCGCTATCGGTGGCGCGCTCGTGCTCTTTACGCTGCCGACGACGACCGACGACGGCGGCCACACCTTCCTGCTCGACTGGACCCACGGCGTCGACATTCCGTGGGGCGTCATCCTCCTGTTCGGTGGCGGCCTCGCCATCGCCGCCGGTTTCGGTGAAACCGGCCTCGCTGCCTGGATCGGTCAACAACTCGCGCTCCTCGAGGGCGTCCCGATGATCGTCATCTTGCTCGCCGTGGTCACGATGACCGTCTTCCTCACGGAAGTCACCTCGAACACGGCCACGACGGCGATGCTCATGCCGATTCTCGCCGGCGTCGCGGTCGGAATCGGCGTCCACCCGTACGGACTGATGATCGCGGGCGCAACTGCTGCCTCGTTCGCGTTCATGCTCCCGGTCGCGACACCGCCGAACGCCATCGTCTTCGGCAGCGGGTACATCACGCTCCCACAGATGGCCCGCGTCGGTGCAGGACTCAACGTGATCGGAATCGCGTTGATTACACTCGTCGCCCTCCTCTGGTTGCCAGTCGCCTGGGGAATCGACCTCACGTCAATTCCGACGGCGTTCGTCGAGGCCTGGGACGGCTAA
- a CDS encoding CinA family protein — MNDDIDRTLPMDVADALRETGETLAVAESCTGGLIGAAITAVPGASDYFDSGLTTYAYDAKRRHLGVSREALDEHGAVSEPVAREMARGVRDVTDVTWGIATTGVAGPTGGTEDEPVGTVYIAISYAGPWGSDASFATVSRYQFDGDRADVRAKTVDQALLDLLAAVERQHPEAVDPESTD, encoded by the coding sequence ATGAACGACGACATCGACCGCACACTCCCGATGGACGTCGCGGATGCCTTACGAGAGACCGGGGAGACCCTCGCGGTCGCCGAGTCCTGTACCGGCGGGCTGATCGGCGCGGCGATCACCGCAGTCCCGGGTGCGAGTGACTACTTCGATTCGGGACTGACGACCTACGCCTACGACGCCAAGCGCCGCCACCTCGGCGTGAGCCGCGAGGCACTCGACGAACACGGTGCGGTCTCGGAGCCAGTCGCGCGCGAGATGGCTCGTGGCGTCCGCGACGTGACGGACGTAACCTGGGGAATCGCGACGACCGGTGTTGCCGGCCCAACCGGCGGCACCGAGGACGAACCGGTCGGGACGGTCTATATCGCCATTTCCTACGCTGGTCCCTGGGGAAGCGACGCCTCGTTCGCAACCGTCTCGCGCTACCAGTTCGACGGCGACCGGGCGGACGTGCGGGCCAAGACGGTCGATCAGGCGCTGCTGGATCTTCTCGCCGCAGTCGAGCGCCAGCACCCCGAGGCGGTCGACCCCGAGTCGACGGACTAA
- a CDS encoding DUF7139 domain-containing protein, translating into MTSLTEAYQGNAREVTSLRRLYAGTALVLLGATLAVVAVLVATTDVFAEFVLGLTDWGMNDQFAIVAIAGVLAGTGVPAALVGVFTVLPASPRVRAAAAISASLCLLGVVLFWYAYPHHWRGYGEDLTLHVSAIYLLGLFIAVWCLFVAVVNFKTRNDPGGMLEMNVTRHNQTVVEVDESTDTGGFSGIGFLGGTPDGEVETQTNASSEDENKDTTGPAAAGTQSETAASDSTFSYDESQSTTSRTQSKSQSNASHSGVGGRSAVTSDGGSTTQDISSPLESQPIGDGRDAEIVTDASDADESKTAPTDRYCGNCQHFEYVRSSSGMVPYCGRHEQAMDDMDACEEWTPNRR; encoded by the coding sequence ATGACAAGCCTGACGGAGGCGTATCAGGGGAACGCACGAGAGGTGACGAGCCTCCGGCGGCTGTACGCGGGAACTGCCCTCGTCCTGCTCGGTGCGACGCTTGCAGTGGTCGCTGTGCTCGTCGCGACGACGGACGTCTTCGCCGAGTTCGTGCTTGGACTCACTGATTGGGGAATGAACGACCAGTTCGCCATCGTGGCAATTGCCGGCGTTCTCGCAGGGACCGGTGTGCCGGCGGCACTCGTCGGTGTGTTCACTGTTCTCCCTGCCAGCCCCCGCGTTCGGGCCGCTGCCGCAATTAGCGCGAGTCTCTGTCTCCTCGGCGTCGTTCTCTTCTGGTACGCATACCCCCACCACTGGCGTGGCTACGGCGAGGACCTCACGCTTCACGTCTCTGCGATTTACCTGCTTGGCCTCTTCATCGCCGTCTGGTGTCTGTTCGTCGCCGTCGTCAACTTCAAGACCCGGAACGACCCTGGCGGTATGCTCGAGATGAACGTGACGCGGCACAACCAGACCGTCGTCGAGGTCGACGAGTCGACCGACACTGGTGGCTTCAGTGGCATTGGCTTCCTCGGTGGCACGCCCGATGGCGAAGTCGAGACGCAGACGAACGCCTCGAGCGAGGACGAAAACAAGGACACGACCGGACCCGCCGCAGCCGGCACGCAGTCTGAAACGGCCGCCAGCGACTCGACGTTCTCCTACGACGAATCACAGTCGACTACGAGCCGAACACAATCGAAATCACAGTCGAACGCCTCCCACTCTGGGGTCGGCGGACGCAGCGCCGTCACCAGCGACGGTGGCTCGACCACCCAGGATATCTCCTCGCCACTCGAGTCCCAGCCGATCGGCGACGGGCGGGATGCCGAAATCGTGACGGATGCGTCGGACGCCGACGAGTCGAAGACTGCGCCCACGGATCGATACTGTGGCAACTGTCAGCACTTCGAGTACGTGCGTTCGTCGTCGGGAATGGTGCCGTACTGCGGTCGTCACGAGCAGGCGATGGACGATATGGATGCCTGTGAGGAGTGGACGCCGAACCGTCGATAG
- a CDS encoding CPBP family glutamic-type intramembrane protease yields the protein MATEDDRRVVGLLGWIREQTDRLSWFQKTLLTGAVLTLLWMYVVPGELDRRVVVDSVLLIGGPLALGLTHGRHIGWNINRVAVRNAVLLSMFVLPFYLVGSTLPTIREFYPMWETSTAPGEFIPHAFQLFMLALAAETYYRGLLCVGVRDIGFKAVFISPIVYMIHHASKPPIEFLLSGPTDVLFGAVDYKSNSILPSVIAHGAGLVLLDWLVLHDPLFDPNLFLGVLEWLPIPL from the coding sequence GTGGCGACCGAGGACGACCGGCGCGTCGTCGGCCTGCTCGGCTGGATTCGTGAGCAGACTGATCGCCTCTCCTGGTTCCAGAAGACGTTACTGACCGGCGCAGTGCTCACGCTGCTGTGGATGTACGTCGTTCCCGGAGAGCTCGACCGCCGCGTCGTGGTCGACAGCGTCCTGTTAATCGGCGGTCCGCTTGCCCTCGGCCTCACCCACGGACGCCACATCGGCTGGAACATCAACCGCGTGGCCGTCCGCAACGCCGTCTTGCTCTCGATGTTCGTCCTCCCCTTCTACCTCGTCGGCTCGACGCTGCCGACGATCCGCGAGTTCTACCCGATGTGGGAGACCTCGACCGCACCCGGCGAGTTCATCCCACACGCGTTTCAGCTATTCATGCTCGCGCTCGCCGCCGAAACCTACTACCGCGGCCTCCTCTGTGTCGGCGTCAGAGATATCGGCTTCAAGGCGGTGTTCATCAGCCCTATCGTCTACATGATTCACCACGCCTCGAAGCCACCGATCGAATTCCTGCTTTCGGGGCCGACAGACGTGCTCTTCGGCGCAGTGGACTACAAATCGAACTCGATCCTCCCCTCCGTCATCGCACACGGTGCCGGCCTCGTCCTCCTCGACTGGCTCGTCCTCCACGACCCGCTATTCGATCCGAACCTGTTCCTCGGGGTACTCGAGTGGCTACCGATTCCGCTGTAG
- a CDS encoding DUF5789 family protein: MSDEDDSEPAVELGEHVPVEGAPLARVSSRLTWPKERSEVDRMEGDSVIRTPEGPVELSTVLESVDETYFQRRQEFESHVRDVIGTGPVPTADE, encoded by the coding sequence ATGAGTGACGAGGACGATTCCGAGCCGGCCGTCGAACTCGGCGAGCACGTGCCCGTCGAGGGTGCCCCACTCGCTCGCGTAAGTTCGCGACTGACCTGGCCGAAAGAGCGCAGCGAGGTCGACCGCATGGAAGGTGACAGCGTCATCCGCACGCCCGAGGGCCCAGTCGAACTCTCGACGGTACTCGAGTCGGTCGACGAGACGTACTTCCAGCGTCGACAGGAGTTCGAGTCTCACGTTCGCGACGTGATCGGAACCGGCCCGGTCCCGACCGCGGACGAGTAA
- a CDS encoding ArsA family ATPase, with product MSGIDVEVVDEDDANTAADGGDEGDGESDNTIEVTPTSSTDSADVEPDEDRTTIDVEPSDEPIDGPDYILYGGKGGVGKTTMAAATALDSARGGTSTLVVSTDPAHSLSDTFERDVPAEPARLREDIPLYGAEIDPEAAAERGQAVFGSNASADSDTDPEWEANGLGDDGFGGDSSPFGDDQGGLGGIGQLLGDDNPMDALFGGSMPGADEAAAMQLLLEYMDDPRFERVVIDTAPTGHTLRLLQLPEIMDSMVGKILQFRQRMSGLFEGMKGMFGGQDQPADQTPDLSDLDELQERIERLRAALQDPTRTDFRIVMIPEEMSVYESTRLRQQLQEFDIPVGTVVVNRVMEPLSNVTDDVRGEFLQPNLDDCEFCQRRWDVQQSALAEAQDLFRGPDVRRVPLFADEVRGEGMLEVVAACLR from the coding sequence ATGAGTGGAATCGACGTCGAAGTCGTCGACGAGGACGACGCGAATACTGCAGCAGACGGCGGGGACGAGGGCGATGGCGAGTCGGACAACACCATCGAGGTCACGCCCACCAGTTCGACCGACTCCGCAGACGTAGAGCCGGACGAAGACCGCACAACCATCGATGTCGAACCGTCCGACGAGCCAATCGACGGCCCCGACTATATCCTCTACGGCGGCAAGGGTGGCGTCGGCAAGACGACCATGGCCGCGGCCACCGCACTCGACAGCGCCCGCGGCGGCACCAGTACGCTCGTCGTCTCGACGGACCCCGCCCACTCCCTCTCTGACACCTTCGAGAGGGACGTCCCCGCAGAACCCGCCCGGCTGCGCGAGGATATCCCACTGTACGGCGCTGAAATTGACCCCGAGGCGGCCGCTGAGCGTGGACAGGCCGTCTTTGGGAGTAACGCGAGTGCAGACTCAGACACTGACCCCGAGTGGGAAGCCAATGGACTCGGCGACGACGGCTTCGGCGGCGACAGCAGCCCCTTCGGCGACGACCAGGGCGGCCTCGGCGGCATCGGCCAACTCCTCGGCGATGACAATCCCATGGACGCCCTCTTCGGCGGTTCCATGCCAGGTGCCGACGAAGCTGCCGCGATGCAGTTGCTACTCGAGTACATGGATGACCCGCGATTCGAGCGCGTCGTCATCGACACCGCGCCGACGGGTCACACCCTTAGACTGCTCCAGTTACCCGAAATCATGGACTCGATGGTCGGGAAAATTCTGCAGTTCCGCCAGCGTATGAGCGGCCTCTTCGAGGGAATGAAGGGGATGTTCGGCGGACAGGACCAGCCGGCAGACCAGACGCCGGATCTCTCCGATCTAGACGAACTCCAGGAGCGGATCGAGCGCCTGCGGGCGGCGCTCCAGGATCCGACACGGACGGACTTCCGGATCGTGATGATTCCCGAGGAGATGAGCGTCTACGAGTCGACGCGGCTGCGCCAGCAGCTTCAGGAGTTCGACATTCCGGTCGGTACGGTCGTCGTCAACCGTGTGATGGAGCCGCTGTCGAACGTAACCGACGACGTGCGCGGCGAGTTCTTACAGCCGAATCTGGACGACTGTGAGTTCTGCCAACGGCGCTGGGATGTCCAGCAGTCCGCCCTTGCTGAGGCACAGGACCTCTTTCGCGGACCGGACGTTCGGCGCGTCCCGCTGTTCGCGGATGAAGTCCGTGGTGAGGGCATGCTCGAGGTCGTGGCGGCCTGTCTGCGATAA
- a CDS encoding universal stress protein, translating to MIDRVLVPYDGSEPATAALEYALDAHPEADITVLYVIPIPELDFERIDGPDLTLPVSDQAREYAAGILEEATERATAADRTIDTEIATGRPERRIVERAGEGYDCIVIGAHGRPRASRVLLGSVAEPVVRRAPVPVTVVR from the coding sequence ATGATTGACCGCGTGCTCGTCCCCTACGACGGGTCGGAGCCGGCGACTGCCGCACTCGAGTACGCACTCGACGCGCATCCTGAGGCCGACATCACCGTCCTCTACGTCATCCCGATACCGGAACTGGATTTCGAGCGCATCGACGGGCCAGATCTCACGCTGCCAGTCTCGGATCAGGCACGGGAGTACGCAGCCGGGATACTCGAGGAGGCGACGGAACGCGCGACGGCTGCGGACCGGACAATCGATACCGAAATCGCGACGGGTCGACCGGAGCGGCGGATCGTCGAGCGAGCGGGGGAGGGCTACGATTGCATCGTTATCGGGGCTCACGGGCGGCCCCGGGCCTCGCGTGTGTTGCTCGGTAGTGTTGCAGAGCCGGTCGTTCGCCGGGCACCGGTTCCGGTGACGGTGGTTCGATAG
- a CDS encoding pyridoxal phosphate-dependent aminotransferase: protein MDTEYETPLFFHVMEYAGNADTDVIDMVSGNPDWEPPAALRDGLHEYADSNPDQFQYPPSEGVLELREEIAERRGVATEQVVITNGAGEANYLAMARALERDRGSEIVLTEPVYPYYPGKTTMLGGTTNFVETAADGQLEPDDVRAAASDETAAIVVNSPNNPTGAVYSRETIRELVAIAEEHDAILVSDEVYDHFDLTGRFASALEFDSDHRIVTNAFSKSLAITGFRVGYAIFPPDLVENAKSRHMLVNVAGSRPSQYAVLHALRETGPNYYEQNRDRLRERVETFTDALDAAGAEYTTPQGAFYVMARFDGYPGTLENVERLIDETGVAGMPGEAFGDSRREWLRFALVSPRVEEAAERLARYFE, encoded by the coding sequence ATGGACACGGAGTATGAGACGCCGCTTTTCTTCCACGTCATGGAGTACGCCGGCAACGCGGACACCGACGTGATCGACATGGTCAGCGGCAACCCCGACTGGGAACCGCCCGCAGCGCTTCGCGACGGTTTACACGAGTACGCCGACAGCAACCCCGACCAGTTCCAGTACCCGCCGAGTGAGGGGGTACTCGAGTTACGCGAGGAAATCGCCGAGCGACGCGGTGTCGCCACCGAGCAGGTCGTCATCACCAACGGCGCGGGTGAGGCGAACTATCTCGCGATGGCGCGCGCCTTAGAACGCGACCGCGGGAGCGAAATCGTGCTGACGGAGCCGGTCTACCCCTACTATCCGGGGAAGACGACGATGCTCGGCGGGACGACGAACTTCGTCGAGACGGCGGCGGACGGGCAGCTCGAGCCCGACGACGTGCGCGCCGCCGCGAGCGACGAGACGGCCGCCATCGTCGTCAACTCGCCGAACAATCCCACAGGCGCGGTCTACTCACGAGAGACGATCCGCGAACTCGTCGCCATCGCCGAGGAGCACGACGCGATCCTCGTCAGCGACGAGGTCTACGATCACTTCGACCTCACCGGCCGGTTCGCGAGCGCACTCGAGTTCGATTCTGATCACCGGATCGTCACCAACGCGTTCTCGAAGTCACTCGCCATCACGGGCTTTCGTGTGGGCTATGCGATTTTCCCGCCAGACCTCGTCGAGAACGCGAAGAGCCGCCACATGCTGGTGAACGTGGCAGGGAGTCGGCCGTCGCAGTATGCAGTGTTGCACGCACTTCGGGAGACGGGTCCCAACTACTACGAGCAGAATCGGGACCGCCTGCGCGAGCGCGTTGAGACGTTCACCGACGCGCTGGACGCTGCGGGTGCGGAGTATACCACACCGCAGGGGGCGTTCTACGTGATGGCGCGCTTCGACGGCTATCCGGGGACACTCGAGAACGTCGAGCGACTGATCGACGAGACGGGCGTCGCGGGGATGCCCGGCGAGGCGTTCGGCGACTCCCGTCGGGAGTGGCTCCGATTCGCGCTGGTTTCGCCGCGCGTCGAGGAGGCAGCAGAGCGGCTGGCGCGGTACTTCGAGTAG
- a CDS encoding metal-dependent hydrolase: MNKKGHVLNAVLLSIGLGYLLEPSGSLATFEMIIAIGVPITLGAMVPDIDTAFGKHRKTLHNLPLLAGFMAFPYLFGNLEWVWVGILTHYVLDIAGSKRGIALFYPVLKTEYGLPTGVAVSSKRADLVTVLVTAGELVIAAVIIFQLPQEGFELARQSVGL; the protein is encoded by the coding sequence ATGAACAAGAAGGGGCACGTGCTCAACGCCGTCCTGCTGAGTATTGGACTGGGGTATCTCCTCGAGCCGTCCGGGAGCCTGGCAACGTTCGAGATGATCATCGCCATCGGCGTCCCAATCACGCTCGGCGCGATGGTCCCCGATATCGACACGGCGTTCGGCAAGCACCGAAAGACGCTGCACAACCTCCCGCTGCTCGCCGGGTTCATGGCGTTTCCGTACCTCTTCGGCAATCTGGAGTGGGTCTGGGTCGGTATCCTGACCCACTACGTGCTCGACATCGCGGGCAGCAAGCGCGGCATCGCGCTCTTCTACCCGGTCCTGAAGACGGAGTACGGGCTCCCGACCGGTGTCGCAGTCAGCAGCAAGCGTGCCGACCTCGTGACGGTGCTCGTCACTGCAGGCGAACTCGTCATCGCAGCCGTCATCATCTTTCAACTACCACAAGAAGGGTTTGAGTTGGCGCGACAGTCAGTCGGACTGTAA
- a CDS encoding thiamine pyrophosphate-binding protein, with the protein MVATGADLFIDSLESYGVTKLFGNPGTTELPLMQSLVESELEYVLGLHEDVAVGAAAGYAMRRRHHATEAATGTGGRDADDVLPLGVANLHLAGGLAHGLGNLYNADVSGAPLLVTSGTHSRDYQQEEPILSGDLVEMAEPFTKWSAEVKHVDALPTMVRRAVRTALTPPTGPVFLSIPVDVQTEETTAEPEPLGRIPTAGRGDEAAIQEAATMLADADEPVFVLGDEVGRSGPAAVEAAVDLAEATGARVHNEILAYEANFPTDHGQWQGALSTKAPGSAAAMDTDTLVFVGCSTNTTVTRPTTQLVPDEATRVHISPDAWELGKHAPAETAVLGDPATVLADLADRVSNAVDDGERERRLESVRDWANAHDTDPAPETIDGTLTKAGLARAFDSVAPDALVVSEAITASPPLFDEFEFEANQLLGTKGGGLGYGLPASVGAAVAEQEAGGDRSVLGYVGDGSYLYYPQTLYTAVRNDLDLTVVVPDNRNYRILKENTANLLGGDPDEYEYDGFDFEPPVDIAASAAAHGATGVTVEEPGELESVLEDALTTAGPAVVDVPVTDE; encoded by the coding sequence ATGGTAGCGACGGGTGCTGATCTCTTCATCGACAGTCTCGAATCGTACGGTGTCACGAAATTGTTCGGTAATCCCGGCACCACCGAACTCCCGCTCATGCAATCGCTCGTCGAGAGCGAACTCGAGTACGTGCTCGGCTTGCACGAGGACGTAGCGGTGGGAGCGGCGGCGGGGTATGCAATGCGGCGGCGGCATCACGCGACCGAAGCGGCAACTGGTACTGGTGGTCGCGATGCCGACGACGTCCTCCCGCTCGGCGTCGCGAACCTCCACCTCGCCGGTGGACTGGCACACGGGCTGGGGAACCTCTACAACGCAGACGTTTCGGGCGCGCCGCTGCTGGTCACGTCGGGAACCCACAGCCGGGACTACCAGCAGGAGGAACCGATTCTCAGCGGCGACCTCGTCGAGATGGCCGAGCCGTTCACGAAGTGGAGCGCCGAGGTAAAACACGTCGATGCGCTGCCGACGATGGTTCGTCGGGCCGTCCGGACCGCGCTGACGCCGCCGACGGGACCGGTCTTCCTCTCGATTCCGGTCGACGTCCAGACGGAGGAGACCACGGCTGAACCGGAGCCACTCGGTCGGATTCCGACGGCGGGCCGGGGCGACGAGGCGGCGATTCAGGAGGCTGCCACGATGCTCGCCGACGCCGACGAACCCGTCTTCGTCCTCGGCGACGAGGTTGGGCGCAGCGGTCCGGCAGCGGTTGAGGCTGCGGTCGACCTCGCTGAAGCGACGGGCGCACGCGTCCACAACGAAATCCTCGCCTACGAGGCGAACTTCCCGACGGACCACGGCCAGTGGCAGGGCGCGCTCTCGACGAAAGCGCCCGGCTCGGCCGCCGCGATGGACACGGACACGCTCGTCTTCGTCGGCTGCTCGACGAACACGACGGTAACGCGGCCGACGACTCAACTCGTCCCCGATGAGGCGACACGAGTTCACATCTCGCCCGACGCGTGGGAACTCGGCAAGCACGCTCCCGCAGAGACTGCGGTGCTTGGCGACCCCGCGACCGTCCTTGCGGATCTCGCCGATCGTGTCAGCAACGCTGTCGACGACGGCGAACGCGAACGGCGACTCGAGTCCGTCCGCGACTGGGCGAACGCACACGACACCGATCCTGCCCCCGAAACGATCGACGGGACGCTGACGAAAGCGGGGCTCGCTCGGGCGTTCGACAGCGTTGCGCCGGATGCGCTCGTGGTCAGCGAGGCAATCACCGCGTCGCCGCCGCTGTTCGACGAGTTCGAGTTCGAGGCCAACCAGCTCCTGGGAACGAAAGGTGGCGGCCTCGGCTACGGACTGCCGGCCAGCGTGGGCGCTGCGGTCGCAGAGCAGGAAGCCGGCGGCGACCGCTCGGTGCTTGGCTACGTCGGCGACGGCTCGTACCTCTACTACCCGCAGACGCTGTACACGGCGGTTCGAAACGACCTCGATCTCACCGTCGTCGTCCCCGACAACCGCAACTACCGCATCCTGAAGGAGAACACGGCGAACCTGCTCGGCGGCGACCCCGACGAGTACGAGTACGACGGCTTCGACTTCGAGCCGCCCGTCGACATTGCAGCGAGTGCCGCCGCCCACGGTGCGACGGGAGTGACTGTCGAGGAGCCAGGGGAACTCGAGTCGGTACTCGAGGACGCACTGACGACGGCGGGGCCTGCGGTTGTCGACGTACCGGTGACTGACGAATAA